Proteins found in one Kluyveromyces marxianus DMKU3-1042 DNA, complete genome, chromosome 2 genomic segment:
- a CDS encoding mitochondrial fission process 1 family protein: MSEIIDMVETDIEITNPGANLTNNEEFPDSTESNVRYAAYASRLRTIALTAHRYVAYTSDIGESFRPIFPPAVVKLGYGISWMYIIGDVSYMTYRAKLKQEGYLLPTDWKPWDKLSDKNKVLQPNAAPDWKMVGLERMIFQSVASMGLPAFTIHSLVKYSGNFFNKQFPKNAKLRTWGPISIGLAVVPLLPYAFDKPIEHFLAHYVFPGNHKHSKQE; this comes from the coding sequence ATGTCAGAGATTATAGACATGGTAGAGAcagatattgaaattacAAATCCTGGAGCAAACCTCACCAACAATGAGGAATTTCCAGACTCCACTGAGTCTAACGTTCGTTATGCTGCATACGCCAGCAGATTGAGAACAATCGCTTTAACAGCACACAGGTACGTTGCATATACCTCTGACATAGGGGAGTCATTCAGGCCGATTTTTCCACCAGCAGTGGTTAAACTTGGATATGGGATCTCATGGATGTATATTATCGGAGATGTTTCCTACATGACTTATCGAGCAAAATTGAAGCAAGAAGGCTATTTATTGCCTACAGATTGGAAGCCGTGGGACAAATTAAGTGACAAAAATAAGGTGTTGCAACCGAATGCAGCTCCAGATTGGAAAATGGTTGGATTGGAGCGTATGATTTTCCAAAGCGTGGCCTCTATGGGTTTACCAGCGTTCACTATCCATTCTTTGGTGAAGTACAGTGggaacttcttcaataaacAATTCCCTAAAAATGCAAAGTTGAGAACCTGGGGACCTATCAGTATCGGCTTAGCTGTCGTTCCTTTACTTCCATATGCTTTTGACAAACCAATAGAACATTTCTTAGCACATTATGTTTTCCCTGGAAACCACAAGCATTCTAAGCAAGAGTAG
- the MCT1 gene encoding [acyl-carrier-protein] S-malonyltransferase, with protein sequence MSRTNLLSFPGQGSKILLERLNHWCANVPTFNNTNLINEFKNNLEKPESVAGCSNLLHKYWLSKNERNKSGTTYVIGHSLGELNALNASVNGIAFQCRDVMNIASFRNNLMIQAKQDYMRKNTLKDESYELWAITNFRSKDLRKDLLQLLKDSDANSVKLANDNAVNQCVVTGLSSDINKFKEYCQLCKLKLKFSQLSNPFSIPFHNSNILRPIQEPLYDYIWDILKENGMQQLANEKVENPIISNVDGKLTNDFHTALEKFVVGSSEIVNFVASCHTIASELDMEEAYHFGPGNSIGKLIERNLKGFSSAVTHHYID encoded by the coding sequence ATGTCTCGAACCAATTTACTAAGTTTTCCAGGCCAGGGCTCTAAAATTCTTTTAGAAAGATTGAATCATTGGTGTGCCAATGTACCTACTTTTAATAATACCAATTTGATCAATGAGTTCAAGAATAACCTCGAAAAACCTGAGTCTGTTGCCGGCTGCTCCAATCTTTTGCATAAGTATTGGCTGAGTAAGAATGagagaaacaaaagtgGAACAACATATGTAATTGGACATTCTCTTGGCGAATTGAATGCCTTAAATGCGAGTGTCAATGGAATAGCTTTTCAGTGTAGAGATGTCATGAACATTGCATCTTTTAGGAACAATTTAATGATTCAAGCCAAACAAGATTATATGAGGAAGAATACTCTTAAGGATGAAAGCTACGAATTATGGGCCATTACCAACTTTCGAAGTAAGGATTTAAGAAAGGACCTATTACAACTCTTGAAAGACAGCGATGCCAACAGCGTCAAACTAGCGAATGATAATGCAGTAAACCAATGTGTGGTTACAGGACTTTCTTCGGATATTAATAAATTTAAAGAGTACTGCCAATTATGTAAATTGAAACTCAAGTTCTCTCAACTATCAAATCCGTTTTCGATACCGTTCCACAATAGTAACATATTAAGACCAATACAGGAACCTTTGTATGACTACATCTGGGATATCTTAAAGGAAAATGGCATGCAACAACTGGCTAATGAAAAAGTTGAGAATCCTATCATCTCGAATGTCGATGGGAAATTAACTAACGACTTTCATACTGCATTAGAGAAATTTGTCGTAGGCAGCTCAGAGATTGTCAACTTTGTTGCTTCGTGCCACACCATAGCATCTGAGTTGGACATGGAAGAAGCTTATCATTTCGGTCCGGGAAATTCAATTGGTAAATTGATTGAGCGTAACCTGAAAGGTTTTAGCTCAGCTGTTACACACCACTATATCGATTGA
- the RPB8 gene encoding DNA-directed RNA polymerase core subunit RPB8, with protein MSSALFDDVFTVQEVDTGRYNKVARIEAQSTSQETCKLTLDINNELFPIKAQDQLAVMITTSLQLDGSEEPQGTSWRAPPAGTRSLADDYDYVMYGTAYKFEEVKGNKDLLAVYYSFGGLLMRLEGNYRLLNNLKQENAYLLCRK; from the coding sequence ATGTCATCCGCTCTTTTTGACGACGTATTCACAGTACAGGAAGTGGACACCGGTAGATATAACAAGGTTGCTCGTATCGAGGCCCAATCCACCTCCCAAGAAACATGTAAATTGACTTTGGATATCAACAATGAACTCTTCCCAATTAAAGCTCAAGACCAACTAGCAGTTATGATCACAACATCTTTACAACTCGACGGTTCGGAAGAACCTCAGGGCACATCGTGGAGAGCTCCTCCTGCAGGTACCAGATCGTTAGCTGACGACTACGACTACGTTATGTACGGAACTGCGTACAAATTCGAAGAAGTCAAGGGGAACAAGGACCTCTTGGCTGTTTACTATTCTTTCGGTGGGCTATTGATGAGACTAGAGGGAAACTATAGATTGTTGAATAACTTGAAGCAAGAAAACGCTTACTTGTTGTGTCGTAAGTGA
- the RPL5 gene encoding 60S ribosomal protein uL18 — MAFIKDIKTSAYHSRYQTPFRRRREGKTDYYARKRLVAQHKAKYNTPKYRLVVRFTNKDIITQIISSTITGDVVLSAAYSHELPRYGITHGLTNWSAAYATGLLLARRTLQKLGLDETYAGVEEPEGEYELTEAVEDGPRPFKVYLDVGLQRTTTGARIFGALKGASDGGLYVPHSENRFPGWDFEAEELDADLLRSYIFGGHVSQYMEELADDDEERYRELFKGYLADDIDADAIEDIYAEAHAAIREDPSFKPTEKKFTKEQYAAESKKYRQVKLTREERKARVAAKIAALAQQE; from the coding sequence ATGGCTTTCATCAAGGATATCAAAACCTCTGCTTACCATTCCAGATACCAAACTCCcttcagaagaagaagagaaggtaAGACTGACTACTATGCCAGAAAGAGATTAGTTGCTCAACACAAGGCTAAGTACAACACTCCAAAGTACAGATTGGTTGTTAGATTCACCAACAAGGACATCATCACCCAAATCATCTCCTCCACCATCACCGGTGACGTTGTCTTGTCTGCTGCTTACTCCCATGAACTACCAAGATACGGTATCACCCATGGTTTGACTAACTGGTCTGCTGCTTACGCTACCGGTTTGTTGTTGGCCAGAAGAACCTTGCAAAAGTTGGGTTTGGACGAAACCTACGCTGGTGTCGAAGAACCAGAAGGTGAATACGAATTGACCGAAGCTGTCGAAGACGGTCCAAGACCATTCAAGGTCTACTTGGATGTCGGTTTGCAAAGAACCACCACTGGTGCCAGAATCTTTGGTGCTTTGAAGGGTGCTTCTGACGGTGGTTTGTACGTTCCTCACTCCGAAAACAGATTCCCAGGTTGGGACtttgaagctgaagaatTGGACGCTGACTTGTTGAGAAGCTACATCTTCGGTGGTCACGTTTCCCAATACATGGAAGAATTGGccgatgacgatgaagaaagataCAGAGAATTGTTCAAGGGTTACTTGGCCGATGACATCGACGCTGACGCTATCGAAGACATCTACGCTGAAGCTCATGCTGCTATCAGAGAAGACCCATCTTTCAAGCCAACCGAAAAGAAGTTCACCAAGGAACAATACGCTGCTGAATCCAAGAAGTACAGACAAGTTAAGTTGaccagagaagaaagaaaggctCGTGTTGCTGCCAAGATTGCTGCTTTGGCTCAACAAGAATAA
- the COX11 gene encoding Cox11p, whose product MITRARFYQTTRFLKNNKKVDLSQFTREEIMKERNRRIDEIRRFKDRTVAYYFTSVAVLFLGLAYAAVPLYRAICARTGYGGIPITDKRKFTDDKLVPVDTNKRIRVAFTSEVSQILPWKFVPQQREVYVLPGETALAFYKAKNTSDKDIIGMATYSITPGEASPYFNKIQCFCFEEQKLAAGEEVDMPVFFFIDPDFASDPSMRNIDDIILHYTFFKAHYADGSAVSPAAAKPEVVPAKE is encoded by the coding sequence ATGATTACTCGTGCCAGGTTTTACCAAACCACGAggtttttgaagaacaataaGAAGGTCGATCTTTCACAGTTTACGAGAGAAGAGATTATGAAGGAACGTAACCGTAGAATTGATGAGATTCGTAGGTTTAAAGATCGTACGGTGGCATACTATTTTACGAGTGTTGCTGTCCTATTTTTAGGGCTTGCGTATGCTGCAGTTCCACTTTACAGAGCCATATGTGCTAGAACCGGTTACGGAGGTATACCAATCACCGACAAACGTAAGTTTACAGATGATAAATTAGTCCCAGTGGATACgaacaaaagaattagAGTTGCATTTACCAGTGAAGTGTCGCAAATTTTACCCTGGAAGTTTGTTCCTCAACAGCGGGAGGTCTATGTTTTACCTGGTGAAACTGCATTAGCATTCTACAAGGCAAAGAATACTAGTGACAAAGATATCATTGGGATGGCCACCTATAGTATTACTCCTGGTGAGGCATCACCATATTTCAACAAGATTcaatgtttttgttttgaagagCAAAAACTTGCTGCCGGTGAAGAAGTGGATATGCCagtgtttttctttatagACCCTGATTTTGCCAGTGATCCCAGCATGAGAAATATAGACGATATCATTTTGCATTacactttcttcaaagcaCATTATGCAGATGGATCTGCAGTGTCGCCTGCTGCAGCAAAACCGGAAGTTGTTCCAGCTAAAGAGTAA
- the RCN2 gene encoding Rcn2p, translating into MRKLAKTQVLVTDLDTERFTQGWPRELEQKLFKEQFPEVSPEYYTPLPFLHRIIIILRSDIDANKVYEFLQRQVKEDASMMKCKVFLTESLISKPRSRSFDDKAAAACAALAQRRSASSFDLKSVGAGSSSGSAAKPVLKVNTSCSSSDLASSSSASLYNERRRDSISSPSSLSPEQPLSPTKVKLRDDQEEYFYMEPAPAVSSPVADVHSTDSQHEVFPLQNPSKKDILKSRTTFCSSGNSDPRSPSITITTMF; encoded by the coding sequence ATGAGAAAATTAGCTAAAACGCAGGTTTTAGTCACTGACTTGGATACTGAACGCTTTACTCAGGGCTGGCCCCGAGAACTCGAGCAAAAGCTCTTTAAGGAGCAATTCCCGGAGGTTTCGCCTGAGTACTACACACCTCTACCATTTTTGCATAGAATAATTATCATCTTAAGGTCTGATATCGATGCCAATAAAGTGTACGAGTTTTTGCAACGACAGGTGAAGGAGGATGCCTCGATGATGAAGTGCAAGGTTTTCTTGACAGAATCCCTAATAAGCAAGCCAAGATCAAGATCTTTCGATGATAAAGCTGCTGCCGCATGCGCAGCACTCGCCCAAAGAAGGTCGGCCTCATCTTTCGATCTCAAATCAGTTGGTGCAGGCAGTAGCTCCGGATCTGCTGCTAAGCCTGTCCTAAAAGTTAACACATCGTGCTCCTCTTCTGATCTGGCGTCCTCGTCATCAGCCTCGCTGTATAACGAAAGAAGGAGGGACTCAATTTCAAGTCCATCATCTTTATCTCCCGAACAACCCCTATCCCCTACAAAAGTTAAACTAAGAGAcgatcaagaagaatactTTTATATGGAGCCAGCCCCAGCTGTTTCATCCCCAGTCGCTGATGTCCATTCGACAGATTCTCAGCATGAGGTGTTCCCCTTACAAAACCcttcaaaaaaagatatacTAAAGTCAAGAACCACGTTTTGTTCGAGCGGCAATTCAGACCCCCGTTCACCAAGCATCACTATAACCACTATGTTCTGa
- the ODC2 gene encoding mitochondrial 2-oxodicarboxylate carrier 2: MSEQKKSLPFVYQFMAGAVAGVSEILVMYPLDMVKTVMQLQVSGGSGPQYKGVFDCLKQIAAKEGPRRLYKGISSPILMEAPKRATKFACNDEFQKIYKNLFGVDKLTQPLSILSGASAGICESFVVVPFELVKIRLQDVSSKFTSPVAVVKDIVQKEGILAMYNGLESTMWRHGVWNAGYFGIIFQVRALLPTAHTKSQQTRNDLIAGTVGGTIGSMLSTPFDVVKSRIQNTAVVAGVARKYNWSWPSLGTIYKEEGFKALYKGFVPKVLRLGPGGGILLVVFTGVMDFFRTIHEGK, translated from the coding sequence ATGTcagaacaaaagaagtcatTACCCTTTGTGTACCAGTTTATGGCTGGTGCAGTCGCTGGTGTGTCTGAAATCTTGGTTATGTATCCTTTGGATATGGTAAAAACCGTGATGCAATTGCAAGTTTCCGGTGGATCAGGACCTCAATACAAGGGTGTTTTCGACTGTTTGAAACAAATTGCTGCTAAGGAGGGTCCACGCCGTCTTTACAAGGGTATTTCCTCCCCAATTCTAATGGAAGCTCCCAAGAGAGCTACCAAATTTGCCTGTAATGATGAATTCCAAAAGATCTACAAGAATCTTTTCGGTGTGGATAAATTGACTCAACCTTTATCCATCCTATCCGGTGCATCTGCTGGTATTTGTGAGTCATTCGTTGTGGTTCCATTTGAGTTGGTCAAAATCAGATTGCAAGATGTGTCTTCTAAGTTCACCAGCCCAGTTGCTGTTGTTAAGGACattgttcaaaaagaaggtattTTGGCTATGTACAATGGTTTGGAATCTACTATGTGGAGACATGGTGTCTGGAATGCAGGTTATTTCGGTATCATTTTCCAAGTTAGAGCTCTTCTACCAACTGCACACACCAAATCTCAGCAGACACGTAATGATTTGATTGCTGGTACTGTCGGTGGTACCATTGGTTCCATGCTTTCTACCCCATTCGATGTCGTTAAATCTAGAATTCAAAATACTGCTGTCGTTGCAGGTGTCGCAAGAAAGTACAACTGGAGTTGGCCATCTTTGGGAACTATCTATAAGGAAGAAGGTTTCAAGGCCCTTTACAAGGGCTTTGTTCCTAAGGTTTTGAGATTGGGACCAGGTGGTGGTATTCTATTGGTTGTCTTCACAGGTGTTATGGACTTCTTTAGAACTATCCATGAGGGGAAGTAA
- the STE13 gene encoding Ste13p: protein MTTHKRGNPQMFLQRLNSSVSSLPSIPQGEQVVNFELDSFQESDPDTPLKQRDDIFDIERQLSQWNAESILPKKKPWFQWLSVLVVATLAVVLLLNIFYRHITLSGKSNINNLMDNNGFPVQAFLNGTFQSQDAAFKFLSPPTMDDITKNKDEGLYITMETNSQDENVIVAKKLKDRDFSVLISNTRFDFNGANHELESIIVAFSLDYAILGTSIFKAHRHSSSALYWLYDINSGAIYPIKPNDSISPHPRLSFCHFSPNYNYLYFVHENDLYVQRIRDPNDVRRVSFDGSKTIINGRTDWVYEEELISDDVAVWWSPDDSKLTYARIDDTKVNSYEFPIFINGMQSTSKKEVKYPLPGMNNPELSLLYFDLTDNSSGKIENTNHEDKSLLYYAKWLDENNFLYKMSDRESKILHTMVYNYPEKKAETLRTRDATKYHGWIEKCKDIITIRNESNGASFLDVLPDANGYPHIFYFNSPKDKDPKQITKGEYEVKDLVAVDKEQNIVFFHSNYFHPMGQQLLSTSLVGEEEAGDEKQILVNQEKYEYSKFILSPSGQFAIKQYLGPDIPETITGSTNHIIQTDNEDKNLISITKNEHIKDAIQRYNFPVTSYREMHLEDDVIINYIEIKPKNFDPKVLHPLLVYVYGGPGSETFTTKFSASLEESLSSNINAIVLKIEPRGTGGKGWKFRSWATEKLGFWEPRDLVTVTQNYIKENEGVIDEDKVAVWGWSYGGFVTLKTLEYDKGNTFKYAVSVAPVTNWKYYDSIYSERYLGLPLKTDAYEKVSRVKDYDSFGLSKRFLLIHGTADDNVHIQNTYDFVDNLNLQNVRNFDLHIFPDSDHSIMFHNAQRMVYEKIYYWIKNAFLGKFEHLQ, encoded by the coding sequence ATGACAACTCATAAAAGAGGTAATCCTCAGATGTTCTTGCAAAGGCTCAATTCCAGCGTATCTTCTTTACCTAGTATTCCTCAGGGAGAACAAGTGGTAAATTTTGAACTTGACTCCTTTCAGGAATCGGATCCAGATACACCATTGAAGCAACGtgatgatatttttgatataGAAAGACAGCTATCTCAGTGGAATGCTGAGTCTATATTACCGAAAAAGAAGCCTTGGTTTCAATGGCTCTCAGTTTTAGTAGTAGCCACTCTGGCAGTAGTGCTACTTTTAAACATCTTCTACCGGCATATTACACTTTCAGGAAAATCGAATATTAATAATTTGATGGATAATAATGGTTTTCCAGTCCAAGCATTTCTAAATGGAACCTTCCAAAGCCAAGATGCAGCCTTTAAGTTTTTATCGCCTCCTACAATGGACGACATcaccaaaaataaagatgAAGGGTTATATATAACTATGGAAACAAATTCCCAAGACGAAAATGTAATAGTAGCAAAGAAGCTAAAGGATAGAGATTTTTCAGTACTCATTTCAAACACACGCTTTGATTTCAATGGGGCTAATCATGAACTAGAGTCTATAATAGTGGCATTCTCGCTGGACTATGCGATTTTAGGAACAAGCATCTTTAAGGCACACCGGCACTCATCTTCAGCTTTGTATTGGCTTTACGATATAAATTCTGGTGCTATTTATCCAATTAAACCAAATGACTCAATATCTCCACATCCTAGATTATCATTTTGTCACTTCTCTCCTAACTATAATTACTTGTATTTTGTCCATGAAAACGATTTGTACGTCCAACGTATTCGTGACCCGAATGATGTTCGCAGAGTATCTTTTGATGGTTCAAAAACTATTATTAACGGAAGAACAGACTGGGTTTATGAAGAGGAACTCATCAGCGATGATGTCGCAGTTTGGTGGTCTCCCGATGATTCAAAACTTACATATGCAAGAATTGATGATACCAAGGTTAATAGCTATGAATTTCCAATATTCATTAATGGAATGCAATCTACttccaaaaaagaagttaaatACCCACTTCCAGGAATGAACAATCCAGAACTATCCCTcttatattttgatttaaCTGACAACTCATCTGGAAAGATCGAAAACACAAATCATGAGGACAAGTCGCTACTTTACTATGCAAAATGGCTGGATGAGAACAACTTTCTTTATAAAATGTCTGATCGGGAGTCAAAAATACTCCATACGATGGTTTACAACTAtccagaaaagaaagcagAGACTCTTCGGACTAGAGATGCAACAAAATATCATGGATGGATAGAAAAATGTAAAGATATTATTACAATTCGTAACGAATCCAACGGAGCGTCctttcttgatgttttaCCAGATGCTAATGGATATCCACACATTTTCTATTTCAATTCACCAAAGGATAAAGACCCAAAACAAATCACAAAGGGAGAATATGAAGTCAAGGATTTGGTAGCTGTGGATAAGGAGCAGAATATCGTGTTTTTCCACTCAAATTACTTTCACCCAATGGGTCAGCAACTTCTCTCCACATCGCTTGTaggtgaagaagaagcaggaGATGAAAAGCAAATCCTAGtaaatcaagaaaagtatGAATACTCCAAGTTCATTCTTTCACCTAGCGGTCAATTTGCGATTAAGCAATATCTCGGACCAGATATTCCGGAAACAATTACTGGGAGTACAAATCACATTATCCAAACAGATaatgaagataaaaatCTCATTTCAATAACTAAAAACGAGCATATTAAAGACGCTATACAAAGGTACAATTTCCCTGTGACATCTTATAGAGAAATGCATCTAGAAGACGATGTCATCATCAATTACATCGAGATTAAGCCAAAAAACTTTGACCCAAAAGTCTTGCACCCTTTATTAGTTTACGTTTATGGAGGACCAGGTTCAGAAACATTTACCACAAAATTCTCAGCTTCATTAGAAGAGAGTTTATCGTCAAATATTAATGCAATCGTCTTAAAAATAGAGCCTCGTGGTACAGGAGGCAAGGGTTGGAAGTTTCGAAGTTGGGCAACTGAAAAATTAGGATTCTGGGAACCTCGAGATCTTGTAACGGTTACCCAAAACtatataaaagaaaatgaaggggtaattgatgaagataagGTTGCTGTTTGGGGATGGTCATATGGAGGGTTCGTTACTTTAAAAACATTAGAATATGATAAAGGAAACACTTTCAAATACGCTGTATCAGTAGCCCCAGTTACGAACTGGAAGTATTATGACTCTATATACTCGGAAAGGTATTTAGGGTTGCCTTTAAAAACGGATGCATATGAAAAGGTTTCTAGAGTAAAGGATTACGACTCCTTTGGgctttcaaaaagattTTTGTTAATTCATGGAACAGCGGATGATAATGTCCATATTCAAAATACATATGATTTTGTTGATAATCTGAATCTACAAAACGTCAGAAACTTTGATTTACATATATTCCCAGATTCAGATCATTCAATTATGTTTCATAACGCTCAACGGATGGTGTATGAAAAGATATATTATTGGATTAAGAACGCATTTTTAGGTAAGTTCGAACATTTACAGTAA
- the ISU2 gene encoding putative iron-binding protein ISU2, which produces MGAAIRPAMRATMRPAAATLGVRAYHPKVIDHYTNPRNVGSLDKNLPNVGTGLVGAPACGDVMKLQIQVNDETGVIENVKFKTFGCGSAIASSSYMTELVRGKTLDDAAKIKNTEIAKELSLPPVKLHCSMLAEDAIKAAIKDYKNKRQPTQLK; this is translated from the coding sequence ATGGGTGCAGCCATCAGACCAGCCATGAGAGCAACAATGAgaccagcagcagcaaccCTAGGAGTAAGGGCCTATCACCCAAAGGTGATTGATCACTACACAAACCCAAGAAATGTCGGCTCGCTAGATAAAAACTTGCCAAATGTCGGAACAGGGCTAGTGGGTGCACCAGCATGTGGAGATGTGATGAAACTACAGATCCAAGTCAACGACGAGACTGGTGTTATAGAAAATGTGAAGTTCAAGACTTTTGGGTGCGGATCTGCCAtcgcttcttcttcgtaTATGACCGAGCTAGTCCGTGGTAAGACTTTGGACGATGCAGCAAAGATAAAAAACACAGAAATCGCAAAGGAACTCAGCTTGCCTCCAGTGAAGCTTCATTGCTCAATGTTGGCTGAAGATGCCATCAAAGCTGCTATAAAAGactacaagaacaagagacaACCTACGCAATTGAAATGA
- the RDS2 gene encoding gluconeogenesis transcription factor RDS2: protein MSDVKQPKTKRKKVNKACVFCRRSHMVCDEKKPCSRCVKRSIGHLCREDDGDQSGTRLPPINHTSTAQTVDNGTSGDDPEQLKVNLHSSPQQLRSQGHVQQSQQSHKQEQLDIQPVPAHLAHAIQQQQVSSNANRSANTSNNVNGSSLGRISSINQPLFLSEHIGSEFSSLNEFLTMLEDPMLIEPGTPLNDQIDGQSSEQHNQYRSGLSHLPHDSHPGVPTKSNSRTVGTITSHNVNMHVPNGDQPMVTAMSPPLLPDDQQPTPKENFFLTAADPSTEINPEDRLKLVINAKLEAGLLQPYNYAKGYSRLQNFMDKYMNQSSKQRILKPLSIIRPAFRAIARSLKDVDLVLVEESFERMLLSYDRVFTSMSMPACLWRRTGEIYRGNKEFASLVDCKVDDLRDGKLAIYELMSEESAVNFWEKYGSIAFDKGQKAVLTSCNLRTRDGRHRRPCCFSFTIRRDRYNIPICIVGNFIPIS from the coding sequence ATGTCTGATGTCAAgcaaccaaaaacaaaaagaaagaaagtgaaCAAGGCCTGCGTGTTCTGTAGAAGGTCACATATGGTTTGTGATGAGAAAAAGCCATGTAGCAGGTGTGTTAAGAGATCTATCGGGCATTTATGTCGAGAGGATGACGGAGATCAGTCTGGCACTAGACTTCCGCCAATTAATCACACGTCAACTGCGCAAACTGTTGACAACGGTACCTCCGGCGACGATCCTGAACAATTAAAGGTTAATCTCCATTCCTCCCCACAACAATTAAGGTCACAAGGTCACGTGCAACAGAGCCAACAATCACACAAACAAGAGCAGTTGGATATACAACCCGTTCCAGCACATTTGGCTCATGCGATccagcaacaacaagttTCCTCCAATGCTAATCGCTCGGCTAATACGTCGAACAATGTAAATGGCAGCTCTTTAGGTCGTATTTCATCCATTAATCAACCATTATTTCTTTCGGAACATATCGGTTCGGAGTTCAGTTCGTTAAACGAGTTCTTAACGATGCTCGAAGATCCTATGCTAATTGAACCGGGTACCCCTCTGAATGATCAAATAGATGGTCAGTCTTCGGAGCAGCATAATCAGTATCGCTCAGGTTTATCCCATTTACCCCATGACTCTCATCCCGGAGTTCCAACAAAAAGTAATAGCAGAACAGTAGGCACAATTACTTCTCATAATGTAAACATGCATGTTCCAAATGGTGATCAACCCATGGTTACAGCTATGTctcctcctcttctgcCTGACGACCAACAACCAACTCCGAAGgaaaacttctttcttaCAGCAGCAGATCCTTCTACTGAGATAAACCCAGAAGATAGGTTGAAACTAGTTATCAATGCAAAGCTCGAAGCAGGCTTATTGCAACCTTATAATTATGCCAAAGGTTACTCTAGATTGCAAAATTTTATGGATAAATACATGAACCAATCTTCAAAGCAAAGAATTTTGAAGCCTCTATCGATCATTAGACCAGCCTTTCGCGCAATTGCCAGATCATTAAAAGATGTTGATTTAGTGCTAGTAGAAGAGAGTTTTGAAAGGATGCTATTATCATACGATCGTGTGTTTACCTCTATGTCCATGCCGGCCTGTTTATGGAGACGTACAGGAGAAATATATCGTGGGAATAAGGAATTTGCATCTTTGGTAGACTGCAAGGTGGATGATCTTCGAGATGGTAAACTTGCTATATACGAATTGATGAGCGAGGAAAGTGCAGTGAATTTTTGGGAGAAATATGGATCTATTGCTTTTGATAAGGGGCAAAAGGCTGTTTTAACCAGTTGTAATCTAAGAACTAGGGATGGCAGGCACAGAAGACCTTGCTGTTTCAGCTTCACCATACGAAGAGATAGGTATAATATTCCTATCTGCATTGTTGGTAACTTTATTCCTATATCATAA
- the DSC3 gene encoding Dsc3p, which translates to MSLNGSAHNRKVIVVRFANDTISDLPLDITNVDSSIITTSWLRKMCRQLRPAETNGKRLRFIQNGRPLNSHSNLGIENFKENPSINEMYVHGIIGAKLTPEELANEDNLDENFSNTNENGTTQAIGFDRLRSVGFSEQEIDLLRQQFLATYGDLEAVPDRQNQDIRQLEEQWMETGANDPQGQQFNSIGIANWKSNMDLLIGLSIGSLLGVFSILLLKQEGLFSQRQKMSIIAGLIFNIAMWVRAF; encoded by the coding sequence ATGTCATTAAACGGTTCCGCACATAATAGGAAGGTAATTGTGGTAAGATTCGCCAATGACACTATTTCTGATTTGCCATTAGATATTACAAATGTTGACTCTTCAATAATCACAACATCATGGTTAAGAAAAATGTGCAGGCAACTAAGGCCTGCAGAAACTAATGGTAAAAGGTTACGTTTCATTCAGAATGGGAGACCATTGAATTCCCACTCTAACTTGGGCATTGAAAACTTTAAGGAGAATCCTAGTATTAATGAAATGTATGTGCATGGCATAATCGGTGCTAAATTGACCCCTGAGGAATTGGCGAATGAAGATAACCTTGATGAGAACTTCTCTAACACAAATGAAAACGGCACAACACAAGCCATAGGATTCGACCGATTACGAAGCGTTGGTTTCTCTGAGCAAGAAATTGATTTGTTACGTCAACAATTCTTGGCTACATATGGAGATTTAGAGGCGGTTCCTGATCGTCAGAACCAGGATATACGGCAATTGGAAGAGCAGTGGATGGAGACAGGGGCGAATGACCCACAAGGGCAGCAGTTTAACTCTATTGGAATAGCCAACTGGAAAAGTAATATGGATTTACTAATTGGGTTGAGTATAGGGTCGTTATTAGGGGTGTTTAGTATATTGTTGCTAAAACAGGAAGGGTTGTTCTCACAACGTCAAAAAATGTCGATAATAGCCGGTCTAATATTCAACATTGCAATGTGGGTACGAGCGTTTTAG